A single region of the Gorilla gorilla gorilla isolate KB3781 chromosome 1, NHGRI_mGorGor1-v2.1_pri, whole genome shotgun sequence genome encodes:
- the LOC101133335 gene encoding alpha-amylase 1B — MKFFLLLFTIGFCWAQYSPNTQQGRTSIVHLFEWRWVDIALECERYLAPKGFGGVQVSPPNENVAIHNPFRPWWERYQPVSYKLCTRSGNEDEFRNMVTRCNNVGVRIYVDAVINHMCGNAVSAGTSSTCGSYFNPGSRDFPAVPYSGWDFNDGKCKTGSGDIENYNDATQVRDCRLSGLLDLALGKDYVRSKIAEYMNHLIDIGVAGFRLDASKHMWPGDIKAILDKLHNLNSNWFPEGSKPFIYQEVIDLGGEPIKGSDYFGNGRVTEFKYGAKLGTVIRKWNGEKMSYLKNWGEGWGFMPSDRALVFVDNHDNQRGHGAGGASILTFWDARLYKMAVGFMLAHPYGFTRVMSSYRWPRYFENGKDVNDWVGPPNNNGVTKEVTINPDTTCGNDWVCEHRWRQIRNMVNFRNVVDGQPFTNWYDNGSNQVAFGRGNRGFIVFNNDDWTFSLTLQTGLPAGTYCDVISGDKINGNCTGIKIYVSDDGKAHFSISNSAEDPFIAIHAESKL; from the exons ATGAAGTTCTTTCTGTTGCTTTTCACCATTGGGTTCTGCTGGGCTCAGTATTCCCCAAATACACAACAAGGACGAACATCTATTGTTCATCTGTTTGAATGGCGATGGGTTGATATTGCTCTTGAATGTGAGCGATATTTAGCTCCCAAGGGATTTGGAGGGGTTCAG GTCTCTCCACCAAATGAAAATGTTGCCATTCACAACCCTTTCAGACCTTGGTGGGAAAGATACCAACCAGTTAGCTATAAATTATGCACAAGATCTGGAAATGAAGATGAATTTAGAAACATGGTGACTAGATGCAACAATGTCGGG GTTCGTATTTATGTGGATGCTGTAATTAATCATATGTGTGGTAATGCTGTGAGTGCAGGAACAAGCAGTACCTGTGGAAGTTACTTCAACCCTGGAAGTAGGGACTTTCCAGCAGTCCCATATTCTGGATGGGATTTTAATGATGGTAAATGTAAAACTGGAAGTGGAGACATCGAGAACTATAATGATGCTACTCAG GTCAGAGATTGTCGTCTGTCTGGTCTTCTTGATCTTGCACTGGGGAAGGATTATGTGCGTTCTAAGATTGCCGAATATATGAACCATCTCATTGACATTGGTGTTGCAGGATTCAGACTTGATGCTTCCAAGCACATGTGGCCTGGAGACATAAAGGCAATTTTGGACAAACTGCATAATCTAAACAGCAACTGGTTCCCGGAAGGTAGTAAACCTTTCATTTACCAGGAG GTAATTGATCTGGGTGGTGAGCCAATTAAAGGCAGTGACTACTTTGGTAATGGCCGGGTGACAGAGTTCAAGTATGGTGCAAAACTCGGCACAGTTATTCGCAAGTGGAATGGAGAGAAGATGTCttacttaaa GAACTGGGGAGAAGGTTGGGGTTTCATGCCTTCTGACAGAGCGCTTGTCTTTGTGGATAACCATGACAATCAACGAGGACATGGGGCTGGAGGAGCCTCTATACTTACCTTCTGGGATGCTAG GCTGTACAAAATGGCAGTTGGATTTATGCTTGCTCATCCTTATGGATTTACACGAGTAATGTCAAGCTACCGTTGGCCaagatattttgaaaatggaaaa GATGTTAATGATTGGGTTGGGCCACCAAATAATAATGGAGTAACTAAAGAAGTTACTATTAATCCAGACACTACCTGTGGCAATGACTGGGTCTGTGAACATCGATGGCGCCAAATAAG gAACATGGTTAATTTCCGCAATGTAGTGGATGGCCAGCCTTTTACAAACTGGTATGACAATGGGAGCAACCAAGTGGCTTTTGGGAGAGGAAACAGAGGATTCATTGTTTTCAACAATGATGACTG gacattttctttaactttgcAAACTGGTCTTCCTGCTGGCACATACTGTGATGTCATTTCTGGAGATAAAATTAATGGCAACTGCACAGGCATTAAAATCTACGTTTCTGATGATGGCAAAGCTCATTTTTCTATTAGTAACTCTGCTGAAGATCCATTTATTGCAATTCATGCTGAATCtaaattgtaa